The Drosophila nasuta strain 15112-1781.00 chromosome 2L, ASM2355853v1, whole genome shotgun sequence genome window below encodes:
- the LOC132797846 gene encoding myosin heavy chain, muscle isoform X21 — MPKPAASQEDEDPTPYLFVSLEQRRIDQSKPYDSKKNCWVPDEKEGYLLGDIKATKGDIVSVGLPGGEVKDFKSEKVEKVNPPKFEKIEDMADMTVLNTPCVLHNLRQRYYAKLIYTYSGLFCVAINPYKRYPVYTNRCAKMYRGKRRNEVPPHIFAISDGAYVDMLTNHVNQSMLITGESGAGKTENTKKVIAYFATVGASTKKDESQKNKGSLEDQVVQTNPVLEAFGNAKTVRNDNSSRFGKFIRIHFGPTGKLAGADIETYLLEKARVISQQSLERSYHIFYQIMSGAVAGVKEICGLTDNIYDYHIVSQGKVTVPSIDDSEEFILTDQAFDILGFTKQEKEDVYRITAAVMHMGGMKFKQRGREEQAEQDGEEEGGRVSKLFGCDTAELYKNLLKPRIKVGNEFVTQGRNVQQVTNSIGALCKGVFDRLFKWLVKKCNETLDTKQKRQHFIGVLDIAGFEIFDYNGFEQLCINFTNEKLQQFFNHVMFVLEQEEYTREGIHWDFIDFGMDLLACIELIEKPMGILSILEEESMFPKATDQTFSEKLTNTHLGKSAPFQKPKPPKPGQQAAHFAIGHYAGVVAYNITGWLEKNKDPLNDTVVDQFKKSQNKLLIEIFADHAGQSGGGEQAKGGRGKKGGGFATVSSAYKEQLNSLMTTLRSTQPHFVRCIIPNEMKQPGVVDAHLVMHQLTCNGVLEGIRICRKGFPNRMVYPDFKMRYQILNPRGIKGLDDPKKASKILIETTELNEDLYRLGHTKVFFRAGVLGQMEEFRDERLGKIMSWMQAWARGYLARKGFKKLQEQRVALKVVQRNLRKYLQLRTWPWYKLWQKIKPLLNVSRIEDEIARLEEKAKKAEELHAAEVKVRKELEALNAKLLAEKTALLDSLSGEKGQLQDFQERNAKLQAQKNDLENQLRDIQERLTQEEDARNQLFQQKKKADQEISGLKKDIEDLELNIQKAEQDKATKDHQIRNLNDEIAHQDELINKLNKEKKMQGESNQKTGEELQAAEDKINHLNKVKAKLEQTLDELEDSLEREKKVRGDVEKSKRKVEGDLKLTQEAVADLERNKKELEQTIQRKDKELSSITAKLEDEQVVVGKHQRQIKELQARIEELEEEVEAERQARAKAEKQRADLARELEELGERLEEAGGATSAQIELNKKREAELSKLRRDLEEANIQHESTLANLRKKHNDAVAEMAEQVDQLNKLKAKAEHDRQTCHNELNQTRTACDQLARDKAAQEKIAKQLQHTLNEVQSKLDETNRTLNDFDASKKKLSIENSDLLRQLEEAESQVSQLSKIKISLTTQLEDTKRLADEESRERATLLGKFRNLEHDLDNLREQVEEEAEGKADLQRQLSKANAEAQVWRSKYESDGVARSEELEEAKRKLQARLAEAEETIESLNQKCIGLEKTKQRLSTEVEDLQLEVDRANAIANAAEKKQKAFDKIIGEWKLKVDDLAAELDASQKECRNYSTELFRLKGAYEEGQEQLEAVRRENKNLADEVKDLLDQIGEGGRNIHEIEKARKRLEAEKDELQAALEEAEAALEQEENKVLRAQLELSQVRQEIDRRIQEKEEEFENTRKNHQRALDSMQASLEAEAKGKAEALRMKKKLEADINELEIALDHANKANAEAQKNIKRYQQQLKDIQTALEEEQRARDDAREQLGISERRANALQNELEESRTLLEQADRGRRQAEQELADAHEQLNEVSAQNASISAAKRKLESELQTLHSDLDELLNEAKNSEEKAKKAMVDAARLADELRAEQDHAQTQEKLRKALEQQIKELQVRLDEAEANALKGGKKAIQKLEQRVRELENELDGEQRRHADAQKNLRKSERRIKELSFQSEEDRKNHERMQDLVDKLQQKIKTYKRQIEEAEEIAALNLAKFRKAQQELEEAEERADLAEQAISKFRAKGRAGSVGRGASPAPRATSVRPQFDGLAFPPRFDLAPENEF; from the exons ATGCCGAAGCCAGCCGCTAGCCAGGAGGATGAGGATCCCACCCCATACCTGTTCGTGTCTTTGGAACAAAGACGTATCGATCAATCGAAACCCTATGATTCGAAGAAGAACTGTTGGGTGCCCGACGAGAAGGAGGGTTATCTCCTTGGTGACATCAAGGCTACCAAGGGTGATATCGTCTCCGTCGGTCTGCCTGGTGGAGAG GTAAAAGATTTCAAATCCGAGAAGGTGGAGAAAGTGAATCCAccaaaattcgaaaaaattGAAGATATGGCCGACATGACCGTGCTGAACACACCTTGCGTGCTGCACAATTTGCGCCAACGTTATTATGCTAAGCTCATCTAT ACCTACTCCGGTCTTTTCTGCGTTGCCATCAATCCTTACAAGCGCTACCCCGTCTATACCAACCGTTGCGCTAAGATGTACCGTGGCAAGCGCCGTAATGAGGTGCCACCCCATATTTTCGCCATCTCTGACGGTGCCTACGTCGACATGTTGACCAACCACGTGAATCAATCCATGTTGATTACCGGTGAGTCTGGTGCTGGTAAGACTGAGAACACGAAGAAGGTCATTGCGTACTTCGCCACTGTCGGCGCTTCGACCAAGAAGGATGAGTCCCAGAAGAACAAGGGCTCCCTTGAGGATCAGGTTGTGCAAACTAACCCTGTGCTTGAGGCCTTCGGTAACGCCAAGACCGTGCGTAACGATAACTCCTCTCGTTTC GGTAAATTCATCCGTATTCACTTCGGCCCCACCGGTAAACTGGCTGGTGCTGATATTGAGACCT ATCTGTTGGAGAAGGCTCGTGTCATCTCTCAGCAATCTCTGGAGCGCTCCTACCACATCTTCTACCAGATCATGTCTGGTGCCGTCGCTGGTGTTAAAG AAATCTGTGGTTTGACCGATAACATCTACGATTACCACATTGTCTCCCAGGGCAAGGTTACTGTGCCCAGCATCGACGATTCTGAGGAATTCATCCTCACTGAT CAAGCCTTCGACATCTTGGGCTTCACCAAGCAGGAGAAGGAGGATGTGTACCGCATCACCGCCGCTGTCATGCACATGGGTGGCATGAAGTTCAAGCAACGTGGTCGCGAGGAGCAGGCTGAGCAGGACGGTGAAGAGGAGGGTGGCCGTGTGTCTAAGCTGTTCGGCTGCGACACCGCTGAGCTGTACAAGAACTTGCTCAAGCCCCGCATCAAGGTCGGTAACGAGTTCGTCACCCAGGGCCGTAACGTCCAGCAGGTCACCAACTCCATCGGTGCTCTGTGCAAGGGTGTCTTCGATCGTCTCTTCAAATGGCTGGTCAAGAAGTGTAACGAGACTCTGGATACCAAGCAGAAGCGTCAGCATTTCATTGGTGTGCTGGATATTGCTGGTTTTGAAATCTTCGAC tACAACGGCTTCGAACAATTGTGTATTAACTTCACCAATGAGAAATTGCAACAATTCTTTAACCATGTCATGTTCGTCTTGGAACAAGAAGAATACACCAGAGAGGGTATTCATTGGGACTTTATCGATTTCGGTATGGACTTGCTGGCCTGTATCGAACTGATTGAAAAG CCTATGGGTATCTTGTCCATCCTGGAAGAAGAGTCTATGTTCCCCAAGGCCACCGATCAGACCTTCTCGGAGAAGTTGACCAACACCCATTTGGGCAAGTCAGCTCCATTCCAGAAGCCCAAGCCACCAAAGCCCGGCCAGCAGGCTGCTCACTTTGCCATTGGCCATTATGCTGGTGTTGTCGCCTATAACATCACCGGTTGGTTGGAGAAGAACAAGGATCCTCTGAACGACACTGTTGTCGACCAGTTCAAGAAGTCGCAGAACAAGCTGCTCATCGAAATCTTCGCTGATCATGCTGGTCAGTCCGGTGGCGGTGAACAGGCTAAGGGCGGTCGTGGCAAGAAGGGTGGTGGCTTCGCTACCGTCTCGTCGGCCTACAAGGAGCAGTTGAACAGCTTGATGACCACTCTGCGTTCGACACAGCCTCACTTCGTCCGTTGCATCATTCCCAACGAGATGAAACAACCTGGCGTGGTTGATGCCCACTTGGTCATGCACCAGCTGACTTGTAACGGTGTGCTTGAAGGTATCCGTATTTGCCGTAAAGGTTTCCCCAACAGAATGGTCTACCCCGATTTCAAGATGCG GTACCAGATTCTGAACCCTCGCGGCATTAAGGGTCTTGATGATCCCAAGAAAGCATCCAAGATTCTGATTGAGACAACCGAATTGAATGAGGATCTCTACCGTCTGGGTCATACCAAG GTGTTCTTCCGTGCCGGTGTCCTGGGTCAGATGGAAGAGTTCCGTGATGAGCGTTTGGGCAAGATCATGTCCTGGATGCAAGCCTGGGCTCGTGGTTACCTGGCCCGTAAGGGCTTCAAGAAGCTGCAGGAGCAGCGTGTTGCCCTCAAGGTCGTCCAGCGCAATCTGCGCAAATACCTGCAGCTGCGTACCTGGCCCTGGTACAAACTGTGGCAGAAGATCAAGCCTCTGCTCAACGTCAGCCGTATTGAGGATGAGATTGCC CGTCTGGAAGAGAAGGCCAAGAAGGCTGAGGAACTGCATGCCGCTGAAGTGAAAGTGCGCAAGGAATTGGAGGCTCTGAACGCCAAGTTGTTGGCTGAGAAGACCGCTCTGTTGGACTCTCTGTCCGGCGAGAAGGGTCAGCTGCAGGACTTCCAGGAACGCAACGCTAAGTTGCAGGCCCAGAAGAACGACCTCGAGAACCAGCTGCGC GACATCCAAGAGCGCCTGACTCAGGAGGAAGATGCCCGCAACCAGCTGTtccagcagaagaagaaggccGACCAGGAGATCTCTGGCCTGAAGAAGGACATCGAGGATCTGGAGCTGAACATCCAGAAGGCCGAGCAAGATAAGGCCACCAAGGATCACCAGATCCGCAACTTGAACGACGAGATCGCCCACCAGGATGAGCTCATCAACAAGTTGAACAAGGAGAAGAAGATGCAGGGCGAGAGCAACCAGAAGACTGGTGAGGAACTGCAGGCCGCCGAGGACAAGATCAACCACTTGAACAAGGTTAAGGCTAAGCTCGAGCAGACCCTCGACGAACTCGAGGATTCTCTGGAGCGTGAGAAGAAGGTGCGCGGTGATGTTGAGAAGTCCAAGCGCAAGGTTGAGGGTGACCTCAAGCTGACCCAGGAGGCTGTTGCCGATCTGGAGCGCAACAAGAAGGAGTTGGAGCAGACCATCCAGCGCAAGGACAAGGAACTGTCCTCCATCACCGCCAAGCTCGAAGACGAGCAGGTCGTTGTTGGCAAGCACCAGCGCCAGATCAAGGAACTGCAGGCCCGCATCGAGGAGCTCGAGGAGGAGGTCGAGGCCGAGCGTCAAGCCCGCGCCAAGGCCGAGAAGCAGCGCGCCGATTTGGCTCGTGAGCTCGAGGAATTGGGTGAGCGTCTGGAAGAGGCTGGCGGTGCCACCTCTGCCCAGATTGAGCTCAACAAGAAGCGTGAGGCTGAGCTGAGCAAGCTGCGTCGCGATCTTGAGGAGGCCAACATCCAGCACGAATCCACCCTGGCTAACCTGCGCAAAAAGCACAACGATGCCGTCGCCGAGATGGCTGAGCAGGTTGATCAGCTCAACAAGCTGAAGGCCAA GGCTGAGCACGATCGTCAGACTTGCCACAACGAGTTGAATCAAACTCGTACCGCCTGCGATCAGTTGGCACGCGATAAG GCCGCCCAGGAGAAGATCgccaagcagctgcagcacacCCTCAACGAGGTCCAATCGAAATTGGATGAGACCAACAGGACTCTGAACGATTTCGATGCCAGCAAGAAGAAGCTGTCCATTGAGAACTCCGACCTGCTCCGCCAATTGGAGGAAGCCGAGTCCCAGGTGTCTCAGCTGTCCAAGATCAAGATCTCCTTGACCACCCAGCTGGAGGATACCAAGCGTCTGGCCGACGAAGAGTCGCGCGAGCGTGCCACCCTTTTGGGCAAGTTCCGCAACTTGGAGCACGACCTCGACAACTTGCGCGAGCAGGTTGAGGAGGAGGCTGAGGGCAAGGCTGATTTGCAGCGTCAACTCAGCAAGGCCAACGCCGAGGCTCAGGTCTGGCGCAGCAAGTACGAATCCGATGGTGTTGCCCGCTCTGAGGAGTTGGAGGAAGCCAAGAGGAAGCTGCAGGCCCGCCTTGCTGAGGCTGAGGAGACCATTGAGTCGCTCAACCAGAAGTGCATTGGCCTGGAGAAGACCAAGCAGCGTCTGTCCACCGAAGTCGAGGACTTGCAGCTGGAGGTCGACCGTGCCAACGCCATTGCCAACGCCGCCGAGAAGAAGCAGAAGGCATTCGACAAGATCATTGGCGAATGGAAGCTCAAGGTCGACGATTTGGCTGCTGAGCTCGATGCCTCCCAGAAGGAGTGCCGCAACTACTCCACCGAGTTGTTCCGTCTTAAGGGCGCCTACGAGGAAGGCCAGGAGCAGCTGGAGGCTGTCCGTCGTGAGAACAAGAACTTGGCTGATGAAGTCAAGGATCTGCTCGACCAGATCGGTGAGGGTGGCCGCAACATCCATGAGATCGAGAAGGCCCGCAAGCGCCTGGAAGCCGAAAAGGACGAGCTCCAGGCTGCTCTTGAGGAAGCTGAGGCTGCTCTTGAACAGGAGGAGAACAAGGTGCTCCGCGCCCAGCTGGAGCTGTCCCAGGTGCGCCAGGAAATCGACCGCCGCATCCAGGAGAAGGAAGAGGAATTCGAGAACACCCGCAAGAACCACCAGCGCGCTCTCGACTCCATGCAAGCCTCCCTTGAGGCTGAGGCCAAGGGTAAGGCTGAGGCCCTCCGCATGAAGAAGAAGTTGGAAGCCGACATCAACGAATTGGAGATTGCTCTGGATCATGCCAACAAG GCTAACGCCGAGGCCCAGAAGAACATCAAGCGCTACCAACAGCAGCTCAAGGACATCCAGACCGCCCTTGAGGAAGAACAGAGAGCCCGTGACGATGCCCGTGAACAGCTGGGTATCTCTGAGCGTCGTGCCAACGCTCTGCAGAACGAACTCGAGGAGTCCCGCACTCTGCTGGAGCAGGCCGACCGCGGCCGTCGCCAGGCCGAGCAGGAACTGGCCGATGCCCACGAACAGTTGAACGAAGTTTCCGCCCAGAACGCTTCCATCTCCGCTGCCAAGAGGAAGTTGGAGTCTGAGCTCCAGACTCTGCACTCTGACCTGGATGAGCTCCTCAACGAAGCCAAGAACTCCGAGGAGAAGGCCAAGAAGGCTATGGTTGATGCCGCCCGCCTGGCTGATGAGCTCCGCGCTGAGCAGGATCATGCCCAGACCCAGGAGAAATTGAGGAAGGCCCTTGAGCAGCAGATCAAGGAACTGCAGGTCCGTCTGGATGAGGCTGAGGCCAACGCTCTTAAGGGTGGCAAGAAGGCTATCCAGAAGTTGGAGCAGCGCGTCCGCGAGCTCGAGAACGAGCTGGATGGTGAGCAGAGGAGACACGCCGATGCCCAGAAGAACTTGCGCAAGTCCGAGCGTCGCATCAAGGAGTTGAGCTTCCAGTCTGAGGAGGACCGCAAGAACCACGAGCGCATGCAGGATCTGGTTGACAAGCTGCAACAGAAGATCAAGACATACAAGAGGCAGATTGAGGAGGCTGAGGAAATCGCTGCCCTCAACTTGGCCAAATTCCGCAAGGCCCAGCAGGAGCTCGAGGAAGCTGAGGAGCGTGCCGATCTGGCTGAACAGGCCATTAGCAAATTCCGCGCCAAGGGACGTGCCGGTTCTGTCGGTCGTGGTGCCAGCCCAGCG CCCCGTGCGACATCCGTTAGGCCACAATTCGACGGATTGGCTTTCCCACCAAGATTCGACCTTGCTCCTGAAAACGAATTCTAA